A section of the Drosophila sechellia strain sech25 chromosome 3L, ASM438219v1, whole genome shotgun sequence genome encodes:
- the LOC6616550 gene encoding isoleucine--tRNA ligase, cytoplasmic — protein sequence MGKKLERNDVCRVPENINFPAEEENVLQKWRDENIFEKCSQLSKGKPKYTFYDGPPFATGLPHYGHILAGTIKDIVTRYAYQQGYHVDRRFGWDCHGLPVEFEIDKLLNIKGPEDVAKMGIAAYNAECRKIVMRYADEWENVVTRVGRWIDFKNDYKTLYPWYMESIWWIFKQLFDKGLVYQGVKVMPYSTACTTSLSNFEANQNYKEVVDPCVVVALEAVSLPKTFFLVWTTTPWTLPSNFACCVHPTMTYVKVRDVKSDRLFVLAESRLSYVYKSETEYEVKEKFVGKTLKDLHYKPLFPYFAKRGAEVKAYRVLVDEYVTEDSGTGIVHNAPYFGEDDYRVCLAAGLITKSSEVLCPVDEAGRFTNEACDFEGQYVKDADKQIMAALKARGNLVSSGQVKHSYPFCWRSDTPLIYKAVPSWFVRVEHMSKNLLDCSSQTYWVPDFVKEKRFGNWLKEARDWAISRNRYWGTPIPIWRSPSGDETVVIGSIKQLVELSGVQVEDLHRESIDHIEIPSAVPGNPPLRRIAPVFDCWFESGSMPFAQQHFPFENEKDFMNNFPADFIAEGIDQTRGWFYTLLVISTALFNKAPFKNLIASGLVLAADGQKMSKRKKNYPDPMEVVHKYGADALRLYLINSPVVRAESLRFKEEGVRDIIKDVFLPWYNAYRFLLQNIVRYEKEDLAGNGQYTYDRERHLKNMDKASVIDVWILSFKESLLEFFATEMKMYRLYTVVPRLTKFIDQLTNWYVRLNRRRIKGELGADQCIQSLDTLYDVLYTMVKMMAPFTPYLTEYIFQRLVLFQPAGTLEHADSVHYQMMPVSQKKCIRNDIERSVALMQSVVELGRVMRDRRTLPVKYPVSEIIVIHKDSQVLQAIKSLQDFILSELNVRKLTLSSDKEKYGVTLRAEPDHKALGQRLKGNFKAVMAAIKALKDDEIQKHVSQGYFDILDQRIELDEVRIIYCTSEQVGGNFEAHSDNEVLVLLDMTPNEELLEEGLAREVINRVQKLKKKAQLIPTDPVLIFHDLIADNKAKKEILEAQAQLTKVLFNYASMIKTAIKSEFAPYSSEQASKKRLIASELVDLKGVPLKLTICSTEELQLPNLPWLNISLAEDLVPRFGNSSKASLFLQHNVSKEIVSLPTLRSELEHLFGLYGVNFNIYVVDHQKKTTELKSIDENLSGKLLVLARSQDAPKLSAGYELSPAPYSKFINQPSGNSIFTENPLGRALC from the exons ATGGGAAAAAAACTAGAGCGGAACGACGTGTGTCGCGTGCCGGAGAACATCAATTTCCCGGCCGAGGAGGAGAACGTACTGCAAAAGTGGCGAGAcgaaaatatctttgaaaaGTGCAGCCAGCTGTCGAAGGGAAAGCCCAA ATATACGTTCTACGATGGACCGCCCTTTGCAACCGGGCTGCCCCACTACGGACACATCCTTGCTGGCACCATCAAGGACATCGTCACACGGTACGCATACCAGCAGGGATACCATGTGGACCGTCGCTTCGGCTGGGATTGCCACGGACTGCCCGTGGAGTTCGAGATTGACAAGCTGCTGAACATCAAGGGTCCCGAGGATGTGGCCAAGATGGGAATCGCCGCCTACAATGCAGAGTGCCGGAAGATTGTCATGCGTTACGCAGATGAGTGGGAGAATGTGGTGACTCGCGTGGGTCGCTGGATCGACTTTAAGAACGATTACAAGACGTTGTACCCATGGTACATGGAGTCCATTTGGTGGATCTTCAAGCAGCTGTTCGACAAGGGTCTGGTCTACCAGGGCGTTAAGGTGATGCCCTATTCCACCGCCTGTACAACGTCCCTTTCGAACTTTGAGGCCAACCAAAACTACAAGGAGGTTGTGGACCCTTGCGTAGTCGTTGCACTGGAGGCCGTTTCGCTGCCCAAAACCTTTTTCCTAGTGTGGACCACCACGCCGTGGACACTGCCCTCTAACTTCGCATGCTGTGTTCATCCGACGATGACCTACGTAAAAGTGCGCGACGTAAAGAGCGACCGACTTTTTGTTCTCGCAGAGTCTCGTCTCTCTTATGTGTATAAATCGGAGACGGAGTACGAAGTGAAGGAAAAGTTTGTTGGCAAAACCCTTAAGGACCTTCACTACAAGCCGCTTTTCCCCTACTTTGCAAAGCGCGGAGCTGAGGTGAAAGCTTATCGTGTCCTGGTCGACGAGTACGTGACTGAGGATTCCGGTACGGGTATTGTGCACAATGCTCCCTACTTCGGAGAAGACGATTATCGTGTGTGCCTGGCTGCGGGCCTCATCACAAAGTCCAGTGAGGTCCTCTGTCCAGTGGACGAGGCAGGACGGTTTACTAACGAGGCATGCGATTTCGAGGGCCAATACGTCAAGGATGCCGATAAGCAAATAATGGCCGCGCTGAAGGCACGAGGAAACTTGGTTTCCAGTGGCCAGGTGAAGCATAGCTACCCATTCTGCTGGCGGTCAGACACGCCTCTTATCTATAAGGCGGTTCCTTCCTGGTTTGTGCGCGTCGAGCACATGTCTAAAAACCTGCTTGATTGCAGTTCCCAAACGTACTGGGTGCCGGACTTCGTCAAGGAGAAACGTTTTGGAAACTGGCTGAAAGAGGCCAGAGATTGGGCT aTCTCCCGCAATCGCTACTGGGGCACACCGATTCCTATCTGGAGGTCGCCTAGCGGGGATGAGACCGTCGTTATCGGCAGTATCAAGCAGTTGGTCGAGCTGTCCGGCGTTCAGGTCGAGGATCTGCATAGAGAAAGTATCGACCACATTGAAATACCATCGGCAGTTCCTGGAAATCCACCGCTGCGTCGCATAGCTCCTGTTTTTGACTGTTGGTTTGAATCAGGTTCAATGCCGTTCGCACAACAGCATTTCCCTTTTGAAAACGAAAAGGACTTTATGAACAATTTTCCGGCTGACTTTATAGCTGAGGGCATCGATCAGACCCGCGGCTGGTTCTACACACTCCTTGTGATTTCGACGGCGCTGTTTAATAAGGCACCATTTAAAAACCTCATTGCAAGTGGGCTGGTCCTAGCTGCTGATGGTCAGAAAATGTCGAAGCGCAAGAAGAACTATCCCGATCCAATGGAGGTGGTCCATAAGTATGGAGCGGATGCTCTCCGTTTGTACCTTATCAATTCGCCCGTCGTTAGGGCCGAGAGTCTGCGTTTTAAGGAAGAAGGTGTGCGCGACATAATCAAAGATGTGTTCCTACCGTGGTACAATGCATACCGATTCTTACTACAAAACATCGTTCGATATGAGAAGGAGGATTTGGCAGGAAATGGGCAATATACTTATGATCGTGAACGCCACTTAAAGAATATGGACAAGGCCTCCGTTATAGATGTGTGGATTTTGTCTTTTAAGGAATCCTTACTCGAGTTCTTCGCCACTGAGATGAAAATGTATCGCCTGTACACTGTCGTACCCCGGCTGACAAAGTTCATCGATCAACTTACCAATTG GTATGTTCGACTCAATCGACGTCGCATCAAGGGTGAATTGGGAGCTGATCAGTGCATTCAATCACTTGACACGCTTTACGATGTTCTATACACAATGGTTAAAATGATGGCTCCTTTCACGCCCTACCTTACGGAGTACATATTCCAGCGCCTGGTATTGTTCCAGCCTGCCGGAACCCTAGAACATGCTGACTCAGTTCATTACCAGATGATGCCGGTCAGTCAGAAAAAATGTATTCGAAACGACATTGAGCGCTCGGTGGCTTTGATGCAATCAGTCGTCGAGCTGGGTCGTGTTATGCGTGATCGAAGAACCTTGCCTGTTAAGTATCCCGTTTCGGAGATCATAGTAATTCACAAGGACTCGCAAGTCCTGCAGGCAATCAAGAGCTTGCAGGACTTTATTCTTAGCGAACTCAATGTTCGAAAACTTACGCTGAGCTCTGATAAGGAGAAATATGGTGTAACACTGAGAGCAGAGCCTGACCACAAG GCGCTAGGACAGCGGCTTAAGGGCAATTTCAAAGCGGTTATGGCTGCTATCAAGGCTCTCAAGGATGATGAAATTCAGAAGCATGTTTCGCAAGGCTACTTTGACATTTTGGATCAAAGAATTGAACTTGATGAAGTTCGCATCATTTACTGCACATCTGAGCAGGTTGGAGGAAACTTTGAGGCCCACAGCGATAATGAGGTTTTGGTACTGTTGGACATGACGCCCAACGAAGAATTACTTGAAGAGGGTTTGGCTCGTGAGGTCATAAATAGAGTGCAGAAACTGAAAAAGAAGGCTCAACTTATACCGACCGATCCCGTTCTTATCTTCCATGACCTAATTGCCGATAACAAAGCTAAGAAGGAGATCCTGGAGGCTCAGGCTCAGCTAACCAAAGTTTTGTTCAACTATGCCAGCATGATCAAAACGGCCATTAAGTCGGAGTTTGCCCCCTATTCATCTGAGCAGGCGTCCAAGAAGCGCTTAATAGCTAGTGAGCTTGTCGATCTTAAAGGAGTGCCCTTAAAGTTGACTATTTGTTCGACTGAGGAATTACAGCTTCCTAATTTGCCTTGGTTAAATATATCCTTGGCAGAAGATCTGGTGCCACGATTTGGAAATAGCAGCAAAGCATCTCTATTTCTGCAGCACAACGTTAGCAAGGAAATTGTTTCACTGCCCACACTTCGCTCCGAGTTGGAACATTTGTTTGGATTGTATGGAGTCAACTTTAATATCTACGTTGTTGATCACCAAAAAAAGACTACTGAACTAAAGTCTATCGATGAAAACCTGAGTGGAAAATTGCTTGTTTTAGCTCGAAGCCAAGATGCACCAAAACTATCAGCAGGCTATGAACTATCCCCCGCTCCATACTCCAAATTCATCAACCAGCCTTCAGGAAATTCTATCTTCACCGAGAATCCCTTGGGACGCGCCTTATGTTAA